The genomic segment TTAACACCTCCCCCAGCTCCTTAACGGCAGGTTCCTTGCTTACCTTATTCTTAACCAACTCAACACCAATCATTAATCCAAGCCCCCTAACGTCACCAATTAACCTGCTTGAATCAGTCTCCTCTTTAAACCTCCTCATAATGTAATCCCCAACCCTTGAGGCGTTTGTAAGTAAGTCCTCATCCTTAATAACGTTAATCACCTCAATACCTGCAGCCAAGGCCACTGGATTACCACCGAAGGTATTGGCGTGGGAACCCTTAGGCAGTTTCATTAAGTTAGCCTTACCCACAATGGCTCCTAATGGTAGGCCAGCCGCTATGGCCTTAGCCATGGCTATTAAGTCAGGTTCAATGCCGAAGTGCTCCACTGCAAACCACTTACCGGTTCTACCGAAGCCTGATTGAACCTCATCAACAACCAGCATTATACCGTGCTCCTCAGTAATCTTCCTTAACCCTCTCATGAAGTTAACCGGTGGTACAACGTAACCCCCCTCACCTTGAATGGGTTCAATGAAGACTGCAGCCACCTCACTTGGATCAACTAACCTACCGAATACCCAATCCTCAATGAACGATAAAGCTTGCTCGCCACACTCCTCCTCACTCAGCCTCTTACCGAAGGGGCACCTGTATGGATACGGGTATGGTGCGTGAATGACATTAGGCATCATTGGGTTAAACCCAAATCGCTGAATAGGTTTACTGGCTGTTAAGGACATTGAACCATAAGTCCTACCGTGGAATGCACCTAGGAAGGCCATAACGTAAGGCCTCTGATTCCTGAAATACCCCCTAGCTATCTTAAGGGAACCCTCTATCGCCTCAGTACCTGAATTGGCGTAGAAGACGCTCTTCCCGCCACTTATTGGGGTTACTTCAATTAACATTGAGGCGTGTTTAACGGCTAATTCATAGTAGAAGTCAGTTAAACTGTAGTGGGTGAATTCACCTGCCTGATTCCTTATAGCCTTAACAATCCTTGGGTGGGAGTGCCCAACATTCATGACTGCTATACCTGAGTTAAAGTCCACGTATAGGTTACCGTCAACATCCTCTATCACTGGGCCGAATCCCCTCTTAATCACTAGGGGGTACCATCGCCCAAAGGACTGCATTATCAGTGACTCATCGCTCTTAACAATACTTAAGGCCCTGGGTCCAGGGGGCTCCACTATTATTCTTGGGACGTCACTTGGCTTAACATCCCAGTACCAGTTAGGCATACTTAGTTACCTCAGTGGTGTTTAATAAAGT from the Caldivirga maquilingensis IC-167 genome contains:
- a CDS encoding acetyl ornithine aminotransferase family protein; this encodes MPNWYWDVKPSDVPRIIVEPPGPRALSIVKSDESLIMQSFGRWYPLVIKRGFGPVIEDVDGNLYVDFNSGIAVMNVGHSHPRIVKAIRNQAGEFTHYSLTDFYYELAVKHASMLIEVTPISGGKSVFYANSGTEAIEGSLKIARGYFRNQRPYVMAFLGAFHGRTYGSMSLTASKPIQRFGFNPMMPNVIHAPYPYPYRCPFGKRLSEEECGEQALSFIEDWVFGRLVDPSEVAAVFIEPIQGEGGYVVPPVNFMRGLRKITEEHGIMLVVDEVQSGFGRTGKWFAVEHFGIEPDLIAMAKAIAAGLPLGAIVGKANLMKLPKGSHANTFGGNPVALAAGIEVINVIKDEDLLTNASRVGDYIMRRFKEETDSSRLIGDVRGLGLMIGVELVKNKVSKEPAVKELGEVLMRSFKRGVAVIGSGKSTIRIAPPLNIPIELAEKAVDIIIESIRSVERETP